Proteins from a single region of Bacteroidota bacterium:
- a CDS encoding nucleotidyltransferase domain-containing protein, whose amino-acid sequence MSTIVEILKQEKRFLHDSFGVEQLAVFGSYARGNENEESDIDILVTLDKPDYSKFSGLYSYLRKKFNKKIDLIRMGDHITEKFLSRIKKDVIYV is encoded by the coding sequence ATGAGTACGATTGTTGAAATATTAAAACAAGAAAAACGATTTTTGCACGATTCATTCGGGGTTGAGCAATTGGCCGTATTTGGCTCGTATGCGCGTGGCAATGAAAACGAGGAAAGTGATATTGATATTTTAGTTACCCTTGACAAGCCCGATTATTCAAAATTTTCCGGGCTGTATAGTTACCTTCGAAAAAAATTCAATAAAAAGATCGATCTGATACGGATGGGAGATCACATTACTGAAAAATTTTTGAGCCGTATAAAAAAAGATGTGATCTATGTTTGA
- the leuD gene encoding 3-isopropylmalate dehydratase small subunit: protein MEKFTTIISTAVPLPIENVDTDQIIPARFLKATTREGFGDNLFRDWRYNEKNDPKKDFVLNDSQYKGTILLTGKNFGCGSSREHAAWAIADYGFKVVISSFFADIFKSNCLNNGLLPVEVSEKFLNEMMGQVKKNNNTQLIVDLQQQTVTITDTSAFEKFNINQYKKICFLNGYDDIDYLLSIKEEIGAYEKKSKHLELVK from the coding sequence ATGGAAAAATTCACAACAATAATCTCTACTGCAGTTCCGCTTCCAATCGAAAATGTTGATACTGATCAGATCATCCCTGCCCGCTTTTTAAAAGCAACAACACGCGAAGGCTTTGGTGATAATCTTTTCCGTGACTGGAGATACAATGAAAAAAATGATCCGAAAAAAGATTTTGTTTTAAATGACTCTCAATACAAAGGAACAATCCTTCTAACCGGAAAAAATTTTGGTTGCGGATCAAGCAGGGAACATGCGGCATGGGCAATAGCTGATTATGGATTTAAAGTGGTTATCTCCAGCTTTTTTGCAGATATCTTTAAAAGTAATTGTCTCAACAATGGCTTGCTTCCCGTTGAAGTTTCTGAAAAATTTCTTAATGAAATGATGGGACAGGTTAAAAAAAACAATAATACACAACTGATTGTTGACTTACAGCAGCAAACTGTTACCATAACCGACACAAGCGCCTTTGAAAAATTCAATATCAATCAATATAAAAAAATCTGCTTTTTAAATGGGTATGATGATATTGATTATTTATTGAGCATTAAAGAAGAAATCGGTGCTTATGAGAAGAAGAGTAAGCATCTTGAGTTGGTGAAATAA
- the leuC gene encoding 3-isopropylmalate dehydratase large subunit: protein MMKTLFEKIWDAHVVTKIKDGPEVLYIDKHLIHEVTSPQAFAGLEKRGIKVFRPQNILATADHNVPTVNQHLPIKDPLSKFQVDKLTENCKKYGIELYGLGHPFQGIVHVIGPELGITLPGMTIVCGDSHTSTHGAFGTIAFGIGTSEVEQVFATQCLLQNKPRTMKIEINGKLAKGVLSKDIVLYILSKISSSGASGYFIEFAGSAIKALSMEARMTICNMSIEMGARGGLIAPDETTFAYIKGREFAPKGKIFDKAVEYWKTLPSDPGAPFDKTHIFDAADIEPMITYGTNPGMGIKISGTLPADASIQDAAEKASFNKSISYMGLQAGAKLLGKKVNYIFIGSCTNSRIEDLRLVAEFVKGKRKADNVHAMIVPGSKQVQKQAIAEGLDKILSAAGFELRQPGCSACLGMNEDKVPKGEYCISTSNRNFEGRQGPGARTFLASPLTAAASAITGYITDVREYMN, encoded by the coding sequence ATTATGAAAACGCTATTTGAAAAAATCTGGGATGCCCATGTTGTCACTAAAATAAAAGACGGGCCGGAGGTATTATATATTGACAAACACCTGATACATGAAGTAACAAGTCCACAAGCCTTTGCCGGATTGGAAAAGAGAGGTATTAAAGTTTTTCGTCCTCAAAATATTCTTGCCACTGCAGATCACAATGTACCAACTGTTAATCAGCATTTACCTATCAAAGATCCTCTGTCAAAATTCCAGGTGGATAAACTGACAGAGAACTGCAAAAAGTACGGAATTGAATTATATGGATTAGGTCATCCCTTCCAGGGAATTGTACATGTGATCGGACCGGAGCTTGGGATTACACTGCCGGGCATGACAATCGTTTGCGGCGACAGTCACACTTCAACCCACGGTGCTTTTGGAACAATTGCTTTTGGTATCGGCACAAGTGAAGTCGAACAGGTATTCGCTACACAATGTTTGCTGCAAAACAAACCCAGGACCATGAAGATTGAGATCAATGGGAAACTAGCAAAAGGAGTTTTATCAAAAGACATTGTGCTTTATATCTTATCAAAAATATCGTCGAGTGGCGCAAGTGGCTATTTTATTGAGTTTGCAGGATCAGCAATAAAAGCTCTTTCAATGGAAGCCCGCATGACTATTTGCAACATGAGCATTGAGATGGGTGCACGCGGCGGGTTGATCGCGCCGGATGAAACAACATTCGCGTACATTAAAGGAAGAGAGTTTGCGCCTAAAGGAAAGATTTTTGACAAGGCCGTCGAATACTGGAAAACGTTGCCCTCCGATCCAGGCGCGCCGTTCGACAAAACACATATTTTTGATGCTGCCGATATTGAGCCCATGATCACTTACGGAACCAATCCCGGGATGGGCATTAAAATATCAGGCACTCTACCTGCTGACGCTTCTATCCAAGATGCTGCCGAAAAAGCATCCTTCAATAAGTCCATCAGCTATATGGGACTGCAAGCCGGCGCTAAACTATTAGGCAAAAAAGTAAATTATATTTTTATTGGGAGCTGCACCAATTCAAGGATCGAAGATTTGCGGCTGGTAGCTGAATTTGTAAAAGGGAAAAGGAAAGCGGATAATGTTCACGCGATGATCGTCCCCGGCTCTAAACAGGTACAAAAACAAGCGATCGCTGAAGGATTGGACAAAATATTAAGTGCGGCAGGTTTTGAGCTTCGCCAACCCGGATGCTCGGCATGCCTGGGAATGAATGAAGATAAAGTGCCAAAAGGAGAATATTGTATCTCCACATCCAACAGAAATTTTGAAGGCCGGCAAGGACCTGGTGCACGAACATTTTTAGCAAGCCCGCTCACCGCAGCCGCTTCAGCAATAACAGGATATATAACTGATGTGAGAGAGTATATGAATTAA
- a CDS encoding DUF86 domain-containing protein produces the protein MFDNRVQYLFDFVLENIDIVIDRFSTIQNANEFVVNKNNKVLLDSIVIRLQVIGENIKKIHKADPLLLNSHPEIEWDKIINFRDLISHHYDMLDHEIVFDICSNDLVPLKKAILDIKK, from the coding sequence ATGTTTGACAACAGGGTTCAGTATCTTTTTGATTTTGTGCTTGAGAATATTGACATTGTGATCGACCGGTTTTCAACTATTCAGAACGCGAATGAATTTGTTGTAAATAAAAACAATAAGGTCCTTTTGGATTCTATTGTGATCCGGCTACAGGTAATTGGCGAAAACATTAAGAAGATTCATAAAGCAGATCCCCTTTTGTTGAATTCCCACCCCGAAATTGAGTGGGATAAAATAATTAATTTCCGCGACCTGATTTCTCATCATTACGACATGCTTGATCATGAAATTGTGTTTGATATTTGCAGCAACGACCTTGTTCCATTGAAAAAAGCAATACTTGATATAAAAAAATAA